In Methanofollis aquaemaris, the genomic window ATAGGTGCCCCCGATGATCTCGGCGATGGCCATCCCGATGATCTCGTCGGAGAGGAGGAAGACCGGGTCGTCGGCGATCTCCGAGTCGTCCCGGTTCTCGTAGAGTTCTTCTTCGAGGAGGATGGCGCCGAGGAGGAGGGAGGAGACGTTTGGGTCCTGATATGATGCCAGGATCTTCTCCTGCAGGCGCGTCCTCGCCTCCTCGGGGCTCATCCCATGCGAGACATAGAGTCCCATGCCCGCGTCGACGATGGCCCCGGTGGTGATTCCTTTTCCTCTGAGCCGCTCTTCGATCTCAAACATAGGAGAATTTTTGGTCAGGCTCAATATATACATTGATATGACATTTCTCTCCGAGTCTCCGTCCATTGAGTTTTCAAGACCGCTCTTTGCAAGCGTCCTTGGAAATACCGCACTCTCAATGGTGCCGGGGGTATCGGGCGCGGGGCCGTCTCCGAAGAAGACGGTTTTCACCCCGATCCTCGACGCCGAGATGATCACCACCGGGGCGATCACCTCGATGCCCCTCAAGCCCAACACCCCTACCGGGTGCCCGACGCCGGCGGTGATCACCAGGGCGATGGCGACACTCACCGGGATCGAACCGGTCTTCGTGAACGCCGGCCTCTTCAACCCGCCGACGGTGCCGTGCATCGACGTCTACGGGGCGCCGGGCGGTGACCCGAGAGAGGGCGACGCCGTCCCGACGGTCAGGGATCTTCTTACGGCCGGTGAGCGGGTCGGCCGCCTCCTCTCCAGGTGCGCCGACCTCCTGGTCCTGGGTGAGTGCGTGCCCGGCGGGACGACGACCGCTCTCTGTGTCCTGCGCGCCCTCGGGTATGAAGCCAGGGTATCGAGCAGTTTTGTGGAGAACCCCGTGCACCTGAAAGATGAGATCTGTAGAGGTGTGCTGGAGCGGGTGGAGAGCGAAGGGGCGACCGACGCCCTCGACGTCGTGCGGATCGGGGGCGATCCCATGATGCCGGTGGCCGCGGGGATCGCGAGTACCTTTGAAGGCACGCTCGTCTTTGCCGGGGGCACCCAGATGCTTGCCGTCGACGCCGTGCTCAAGGGCCTGGGGAGATCCATGGTCCCGCTTGCCACGACCGAGTACGTGCGCACCGATGCCTCGGCAAACTTCGAGGAGGCCGTGGCCGCAGTGGGGGCGAAGGCCTATTATGTGGACCCTGACTTCGGCACCATCGGCGATGCGGGGATCGGCAGGTACTGCGAGGGCGAGGTGAAAGAGGGGATGGGTGCCGGCGGCGCCATGTTCCTTGCCCGTGTGATGGGTTACTCAGAAGAGGAGATCAGGTCGGCCATCCTCTCCACGGTCAGATCGTTCAGATAAGGTACCTGCTTCTCTCTCTTTTTTTCGGTTTGAACAGATCCGCACTCCCGACCATAGACAAAGCACCGCGGCCCCTCTGAGATCGCCGACCGCAGGCCAGATTCTCCATAAAAAAGGCTATAGCCTCAACCAACCATACCCTTGTAATGCGTCCCATTTTTGTCGTGAACAACCATGGGCAGTTCAACCACCTCATCCACCGCAAACTGCGGGACATGGAGATCGAGGTGGCGATGGTCCCGAACACCACTCCGCCAGAAGAGGTCGCCGCGGGGTGCCGGGGGATCATTCTGGGTGGCGGTCCGTCGCTTGAGCGGGCCGGGAACTGCGCCGAGTACCTCGACCTGGGCCTGCCGGTGCTGGGGATCTGTCTTGGCCTCCATATCATCGCGACCGCACGGGGCGGGGCCGTCGGGCCGGGCTCCCACGGTGGGTATGGCGGCGTCAGTGTTGAGATCACAGGGGAGAGCGAGATCCTTGGAGGATATCCAGAGCAGATCCATGTCTGGGCCTCCCATGCCGACGAGGTGAAAGAGGTGCCTGCGGGCTTCACCGTCTATGCACACTCCGACATCTGTCCGGTCGAGGCGATGGGATCCGCGGAGGACCGGATCTTCGGTGTCCAGTGGCACCCTGAGGTGAGCCACACTGAGGATGGAGACCTGCTCTTCAGGAACTTTGAGCGTATATGCGAGGAGTAGACGATCTCACCGGCGAGATCAGGGAGCGGGGCTTCCGTTGCACGCGCTGCGGGGCCTGCTGCAGCGAGGTCTCCGAGGGGTCGAACCTGGTCATCCTATCACCCGGCGAGGTGCGGCAGGTGGCAAAGGCTGCAGATCTTCCCCCTGGCGAAGTCGCGGAACCGTACCCCGAGTTTCTTGATGGGCCGGGGAAATCGCGCTACACTTTTGACTGGTGTCTCAATCGGGACGAGGGGCACTGCCGCTTCCTGGAGGGGGAAAAGTGCCGGGTGTACGCCGCTCGGCCCTGGATCTGCCGGACCTATCCGTTCATGCTCGAGGGTGACCGCCTCATTGTCTCCGAGTGTCCGGGTCTGGGAACAGAGATGACCCTGGAAGAGGCGCGTGCCGTTGCCAGCGCCCTTATCGAGCGTCAGGCGGCCGAAGCGGCCGAAGAGGAGGGGATCAGGCGTGTCCTCTCCACCACCTCTCCTCCACCGGGGGAGACCGCGGTCGTCGACAGCGAGGGGGTGTGGCCGGTCCATGGGTGAGATCAGACTGGTCGGCACGGCCCATGTCTCTGAGAAGAGCATCACCGAGGTGCGCGCCGCGATCGAGGAGTTCGAGCCCGACATCGTCGGGGTGGAACTTGACGCCGGGCGATACCAGGCCCTCAGGAACGGGGCGCCGCCCCCGAAGGTCGACGAGGTGCTGAAAGGCGGGAACTTTTCCCAGATCCTCTTCCAGTGGACCCTGGCCTATCTCCAGCGAAAGATCGGGATGGACGTCGGCGTCGAACCTGGCGCCGAGATGATGGCGGCCATCGATGAGGTGGAGAACCGGGGTCTGCCCCTGGGCCTCATCGACCGCGACATCAGGATCACCCTCTCCAGATTCTGGGAAGGGATGAGCCTCTGGGAGAAGGTGAAGATGCTCTACGCCCTTGCGGTCTCGGTCTCAGGGGGTGCGGACGAGAAGGTCGACATCGACGCCCTGACCAGACAGGACGTCGTCTCGGCGGCCCTGGAGGAGTTCAGGAACTTCTCACCGAACGGGGCGAGGGCCCTCATCGACGAGCGGGACGCCTTCATCGCCCGCCGGATCCTCGACCTCTCGGTCAGGTATGAGAAGGTGCTGGCGGTGGTCGGCGCCGGGCATGTGCGGGGGGTGGAGCGCTACCTCTCTTCCCCTGATCTCCTCCCGCCTGAGGCGGCGCTCACCGCCGCCCCCAAAAAGCGCTATCCCTGGGGGAAGATCATCGGCATCCTGGTCGTCGCCCTCTTTGCCCTCCTCCTCATCTCGATCGCCTTCTCCGGGGTCGGGCTTGAGGTGCTCGCCTGGGCGATATTGTACTGGGTGCTGATCAACGGCGTGCTCGCTGCCGGGTTCACCATCGCCGCCGGGGGCCACCCGCTCTCGGCCCTCACGGCCTTCGGGGTGGCATGGATGACCTCCCTCAATCCCCTGATGGCCGCCGGATGGTTTGCCGCCATCGTGGAGGCGAAAATCAGGAAACCCTCGGCTGCCGACTTCCAGCAGATCATGGACGCCGAGACCTTCACCGAGATGCGGAAGGTGCCGATCTTCAGGGTGGTGCTCGTCGCTGCGCTGGCAAATGTCGGGTCGACCATCGGGACGTTCGCCTACTTCCTCTTCATCGCCCCGATCCTGGGGATCGATCCCACCGTGATCATCCCGCAGGGCTTTGCGAACTTCGTGGGGTGGCTGGGCGGGCTGCTCCCCTTCTGAATTTTCTTTTTTTGCTGGCTCTGCTGAAACTCTCATATGTTTTTCGTACCTCTCTGTTCCCACGCCTTCCTCTCTCCTTACGTCGGGGGTGGCCGTATGATTGCGAGGAAGAGAGCAGGTTCAGATCTGTCTGGTGAGGCGGCCAGCCCCCCGGCATTGGCATGCCAGAGTAGGGATCTTACAATGCCCAACAGACCCCCTTTCTCTTCGCAAAGATTATCCATTTTCACTGCCTAGTGAGGAGCATGTATCTTGGTCCGAATCTTGGGCTTACCATCCTTAAGACGCGTCATTCTATCAGGAAGTACAAGGAAGACCCAATCGAGGAGAAGATCATCGAGAACGCCCTCGAGTGTGCCCGTCTTGCCCCGACCGCCAGGAACGAACAGCCCTGGCTCTTCGGGGTGGTGAAGGAGAAGGAGACCCTCAAGCAGATCGCCGACCTCACCGACCATGGCACGTTCATCGAGGGCGCCCCGATCTGTTTTGCGGTCTTCGGCAAGAGGGACGCAAAGTACTATCTTGAGGACTGCTCCGCAGCCACGACCCAGCTCATCCTCGGCCTCTGGGCCTATGGGGTCGGGTCGTGCTGGGTGGCGGGCGAGAAGAAGGAGTATGCCGATGCGGTCCGCGAACTCCTCGGTGTCCCTGAAGAGTACACTCTTGTCTCCCTTCTTCCGGCCGGGTATCCGATGGACGTGAAGATCGCCGGGAAGAAGGCTCTCGACGAGATCGTCTTCGAGGGACAGTATTCACAGAGGTGAGACCGGGTTTTTTTTCCCGCTCCACTTTTTTTTGTTCTCAGTCCTGGGTGCGCGCCCTGCAGAAGATGAGGGAGAAGCCCAGGTGATTGACACTTGTCACGTCGAAGAAGTCGGAGAGTGCGCTGAGGAAGTCGGTCTGTGTCCAGACCTGCATCTCAGGGAAGAACCGCCGCACCTCGCGGATGAGAAATTCACCGGCGATTGAAGATCTCGCCATCTCTTCAGTGAAGGGGAGAAAAGTGACGAGCTGGCCGCGTGGGGCGAGGAGACGGGCAAGTTCCGGGAGGAATGGGTCGGGGATGGCCTCGCTGAGTCCGGGGGCGATGAGGAGATCGAAGGCTCCGTCACGGCACGGCATGGCGGTCGGGTCTGCCGTGAGGCTCTGAAACCCTTCGATGGTTATTCTGTAACTTGATATCAGCCAGCGTTCCGGGATCTGGCCCGTGAGGTCGGCCGCCGCTGCGACGAAGAGATCGGCCGGCCCGCCCCTGAGAGGCTCGGGAACCACGGCAATCCGCCTGAGGGGCCGTTCGCTCTCGAACTCGGCCACCATCAGATCCTGGAATGTCAGGGCAAGGTGGCGGAAGTAGTCTGAGAGGACAAGTCCGACGCTGCGCTTCCTTGCCAGGAACAATGCCTCCCTGCCCTTCTCGGTGATGAAGAAGATCTTCTTCTCCGGCCCCCTCGTACCCGGCGCCCTCTCATAGTCTACGAGTCCCTGGCGCTTGAGCGAGTTCATGGTCTTGTAGAGTTCGCTGTGGCTCCTGCAGACTCCTTCTTCATCGAGTCTGAACTTGAGTCCGTAGACATGGCAGGGCGCGGTGGCGAGCATGGTGAGGATCTCAAGCCCGGGGTCGTGCATATTCCCCGGTGATCCTCTCCCATAGTAAGGGCTTCGAAATGATTCCGAAGGAGTTTGAACAAATGTTAATTATTCCGTGCAAGTGAACTTTACTTACATGGATGAGGGACTTCGGGGCGGACCGACGCAGGATGAAGTGGCGGCGGTCGCCCTCTGGCACCTGAGGCTTGCGCCGGGGTGTGCCTTTGCAGA contains:
- a CDS encoding phosphatidylglycerophosphatase A, producing the protein MFEIEERLRGKGITTGAIVDAGMGLYVSHGMSPEEARTRLQEKILASYQDPNVSSLLLGAILLEEELYENRDDSEIADDPVFLLSDEIIGMAIAEIIGGTYARFEFTRYDQNKPGILGELGPFLDDAVAGLIAGNTSRLYSESFTSGNTE
- a CDS encoding YkgJ family cysteine cluster protein — protein: MRGVDDLTGEIRERGFRCTRCGACCSEVSEGSNLVILSPGEVRQVAKAADLPPGEVAEPYPEFLDGPGKSRYTFDWCLNRDEGHCRFLEGEKCRVYAARPWICRTYPFMLEGDRLIVSECPGLGTEMTLEEARAVASALIERQAAEAAEEEGIRRVLSTTSPPPGETAVVDSEGVWPVHG
- a CDS encoding nitroreductase family protein, whose translation is MYLGPNLGLTILKTRHSIRKYKEDPIEEKIIENALECARLAPTARNEQPWLFGVVKEKETLKQIADLTDHGTFIEGAPICFAVFGKRDAKYYLEDCSAATTQLILGLWAYGVGSCWVAGEKKEYADAVRELLGVPEEYTLVSLLPAGYPMDVKIAGKKALDEIVFEGQYSQR
- a CDS encoding TraB/GumN family protein, which encodes MGEIRLVGTAHVSEKSITEVRAAIEEFEPDIVGVELDAGRYQALRNGAPPPKVDEVLKGGNFSQILFQWTLAYLQRKIGMDVGVEPGAEMMAAIDEVENRGLPLGLIDRDIRITLSRFWEGMSLWEKVKMLYALAVSVSGGADEKVDIDALTRQDVVSAALEEFRNFSPNGARALIDERDAFIARRILDLSVRYEKVLAVVGAGHVRGVERYLSSPDLLPPEAALTAAPKKRYPWGKIIGILVVALFALLLISIAFSGVGLEVLAWAILYWVLINGVLAAGFTIAAGGHPLSALTAFGVAWMTSLNPLMAAGWFAAIVEAKIRKPSAADFQQIMDAETFTEMRKVPIFRVVLVAALANVGSTIGTFAYFLFIAPILGIDPTVIIPQGFANFVGWLGGLLPF
- the cobT gene encoding nicotinate mononucleotide-dependent phosphoribosyltransferase CobT, translated to MTFLSESPSIEFSRPLFASVLGNTALSMVPGVSGAGPSPKKTVFTPILDAEMITTGAITSMPLKPNTPTGCPTPAVITRAMATLTGIEPVFVNAGLFNPPTVPCIDVYGAPGGDPREGDAVPTVRDLLTAGERVGRLLSRCADLLVLGECVPGGTTTALCVLRALGYEARVSSSFVENPVHLKDEICRGVLERVESEGATDALDVVRIGGDPMMPVAAGIASTFEGTLVFAGGTQMLAVDAVLKGLGRSMVPLATTEYVRTDASANFEEAVAAVGAKAYYVDPDFGTIGDAGIGRYCEGEVKEGMGAGGAMFLARVMGYSEEEIRSAILSTVRSFR
- a CDS encoding helix-turn-helix transcriptional regulator; protein product: MHDPGLEILTMLATAPCHVYGLKFRLDEEGVCRSHSELYKTMNSLKRQGLVDYERAPGTRGPEKKIFFITEKGREALFLARKRSVGLVLSDYFRHLALTFQDLMVAEFESERPLRRIAVVPEPLRGGPADLFVAAAADLTGQIPERWLISSYRITIEGFQSLTADPTAMPCRDGAFDLLIAPGLSEAIPDPFLPELARLLAPRGQLVTFLPFTEEMARSSIAGEFLIREVRRFFPEMQVWTQTDFLSALSDFFDVTSVNHLGFSLIFCRARTQD
- a CDS encoding GMP synthase subunit A, with translation MRPIFVVNNHGQFNHLIHRKLRDMEIEVAMVPNTTPPEEVAAGCRGIILGGGPSLERAGNCAEYLDLGLPVLGICLGLHIIATARGGAVGPGSHGGYGGVSVEITGESEILGGYPEQIHVWASHADEVKEVPAGFTVYAHSDICPVEAMGSAEDRIFGVQWHPEVSHTEDGDLLFRNFERICEE